A section of the Acidobacteriota bacterium genome encodes:
- the typA gene encoding translational GTPase TypA, with the protein MSTSIRNIAIIAHVDHGKTTLVDAMLQQSGTFRSNEHHVERVMDSNELERERGITILAKNTAIFYHDVKINIVDTPGHSDFGGEVERALKMVDGVMLLVDASEGPLPQTRYVLSKALEAGLPPILVINKIDRADARPQEVLNEVYDLFIDLDAKEDQIDFPVLYTNAKIGTASTDIKGGGEDLRPLFDAIIKTIPLPKGDPDGPLQILVANLDYSDYLGRLAIARVFNGKMHTGEDVVIAKLDGTLHKTKITKLFSFSGLKRTDITETTLGDIVAVAGVEGITIGETITDVLNPAPLPHIAIDEPTIAMLFTVNTSPFAGRDGQYVTSRNLKERLEKELLTNVSLRVESMGTTDSFKVLGRGELQLSILIEMMRREGYELMVGKPEIVTKRIDGKLMEPVEHLTIDVPEEFVGVVMEQLGSRKSEVKNMHNHGYGRVRIQFRVPSRGLIGLRSQLLTDTRGTIVMNSLFDGYTEWQGEIPHRLTGALISDRNGTSTAYALWGLQERGELFVSAGIELYEGMIVGENAKDTDLDVNAVREKKLTNMRASTADEAIRLVPYKPLNLEQAIEFIADDEFVEVTPKALRLRKKVLQSNKRKRGPLAMVQET; encoded by the coding sequence TTGAGTACAAGCATTCGCAACATCGCTATCATCGCCCACGTCGACCACGGCAAGACCACGCTGGTTGACGCCATGCTGCAACAGAGCGGCACGTTCCGATCCAACGAGCACCATGTCGAGCGCGTCATGGATTCGAACGAACTGGAGCGGGAGCGCGGCATCACCATTCTGGCCAAGAACACGGCCATCTTTTATCACGACGTCAAGATCAACATTGTGGACACGCCGGGTCACAGCGACTTCGGCGGCGAAGTCGAACGCGCGCTGAAGATGGTCGACGGTGTAATGCTGCTCGTCGACGCCAGCGAAGGCCCGCTGCCGCAGACTCGCTACGTCTTGAGCAAGGCCCTGGAAGCAGGTCTCCCGCCGATTCTCGTGATCAACAAGATTGATCGCGCCGATGCGCGACCGCAGGAAGTGTTGAACGAGGTCTATGACCTGTTCATCGATCTGGATGCGAAGGAAGATCAGATCGACTTTCCGGTGCTCTACACCAATGCCAAGATCGGCACGGCATCGACCGACATCAAAGGCGGCGGCGAGGATCTGCGTCCGCTATTTGATGCCATCATCAAGACCATTCCGCTCCCGAAGGGCGATCCGGACGGTCCGCTGCAGATTCTGGTCGCGAACCTCGATTACAGCGACTATCTCGGGCGCCTGGCCATTGCGCGCGTATTCAACGGCAAGATGCATACCGGCGAAGACGTCGTCATCGCCAAGCTCGACGGCACGCTGCACAAGACGAAAATTACGAAACTCTTTTCGTTCTCCGGCCTGAAGCGAACCGATATTACCGAGACGACATTGGGAGACATCGTCGCCGTCGCTGGCGTGGAAGGCATCACGATCGGCGAGACCATTACCGACGTCCTTAACCCCGCTCCGCTTCCGCATATCGCAATCGATGAGCCGACGATCGCCATGCTGTTCACTGTCAACACTTCTCCCTTTGCCGGGAGAGATGGCCAATACGTCACGTCGCGCAACTTAAAAGAGCGGCTCGAAAAGGAATTGCTGACCAACGTCTCACTGCGCGTCGAAAGCATGGGTACGACCGATTCGTTCAAAGTTCTGGGACGCGGCGAACTGCAGCTTTCCATCCTGATCGAAATGATGCGTCGTGAAGGTTACGAACTGATGGTGGGCAAACCCGAAATCGTCACCAAGCGCATCGACGGCAAGCTGATGGAACCGGTGGAGCACCTCACCATCGACGTCCCGGAAGAATTTGTCGGCGTCGTGATGGAACAACTGGGCTCGCGCAAAAGCGAAGTCAAGAATATGCACAATCACGGCTACGGCCGCGTGCGTATCCAGTTCCGCGTGCCCAGTCGTGGGTTGATCGGACTGCGCAGCCAGTTGCTTACCGACACGCGCGGCACGATCGTGATGAATTCCCTGTTCGATGGCTACACCGAGTGGCAGGGAGAGATTCCGCATCGCTTGACGGGTGCGCTCATCTCCGACCGCAACGGAACTTCAACGGCGTATGCCTTGTGGGGCCTGCAGGAACGCGGCGAACTCTTCGTTTCAGCGGGAATCGAACTCTACGAAGGCATGATCGTCGGGGAGAATGCAAAGGATACGGACCTCGACGTGAACGCGGTCCGCGAAAAGAAACTCACCAACATGCGCGCCTCGACGGCGGACGAAGCCATCCGCCTCGTCCCCTACAAGCCGCTCAATCTGGAACAGGCGATTGAGTTCATCGCGGACGATGAGTTCGTCGAAGTCACTCCCAAGGCTTTGCGATTGCGGAAGAAGGTTTTGCAGTCGAACAAACGCAAGCGCGGTCCACTCGCCATGGTGCAAGAAACATAA
- a CDS encoding thioredoxin domain-containing protein has protein sequence MNPLQPSDIPGYDTLNVTFDDPQNRRDFEFLLARDHKTLLRIFHIDMNKDPYAEMMKSIDVNGRPTRGAKDAKVVAVTYDDFQCPFCSRMHATLFPTLLQEYGDRVLFIYKDFPLEDNHPWALHAAIDANCLLAQNVDAYWDFSDAIHSNQKEFNDMKVLATQAAALDKAAAARGPKFHLDATKLQACIKAQSDKAVRASQLEGQALGVTATPETFVNGRKIDGALPIDDIRAALDNALRDAGVAPPEHKATAGGAK, from the coding sequence ATGAACCCGCTCCAACCCAGCGACATTCCGGGCTATGACACGCTGAACGTCACGTTCGACGATCCACAAAATAGGAGGGATTTCGAATTTCTCCTTGCCCGCGACCACAAGACACTGCTTCGCATTTTCCACATCGACATGAACAAAGATCCCTATGCCGAAATGATGAAGAGTATCGATGTCAACGGGCGCCCCACACGCGGCGCCAAGGACGCCAAGGTTGTTGCCGTCACCTATGACGATTTCCAGTGCCCGTTCTGCTCGCGCATGCACGCGACTCTGTTTCCCACGCTGCTCCAGGAGTATGGCGATCGCGTCCTGTTTATCTACAAGGACTTCCCGCTTGAGGATAATCATCCGTGGGCGCTTCACGCAGCCATCGATGCGAACTGTTTGCTTGCGCAAAACGTCGATGCGTACTGGGATTTCTCCGACGCTATCCACAGCAATCAAAAAGAATTCAATGACATGAAAGTTCTCGCCACGCAGGCTGCCGCGCTCGATAAAGCGGCCGCAGCGCGCGGCCCGAAGTTCCATCTCGACGCGACGAAACTGCAGGCTTGTATTAAGGCACAGAGCGACAAAGCAGTGCGCGCGTCGCAGCTTGAAGGGCAGGCGTTGGGAGTGACAGCGACTCCCGAGACCTTCGTGAATGGCCGCAAGATCGACGGAGCGCTGCCCATCGACGACATTCGAGCAGCTCTGGATAATGCCCTGCGCGACGCAGGGGTTGCGCCTCCCGAGCATAAGGCAACTGCGGGTGGCGCGAAATAG